The window TCCCATGACTCCTAAGTTATCCTACCTTGGATTGCCTTAAACAAAAATGTACTGTAGTAcgtgtattttaattttttattttaccctttgcaTTAAGGGCCAGATGTACAAATATATTTAGATGtgtaaaaatgcagataggtgcctcaTAGGATTTAGAAAAGCACCCAAGCAGGTTAATTGCCTAAGTCccaatgagagttaggcatctACCCTGTTTAAGCTTTTCTGTTAACCCCACAAGGCACCTATCTTGCCATCCTTAGGCAAATCCGACCCTAACTGACCATCATACTGCCAAGTAGCATTTCAGGTAATATTACATATAGCTCAGCAGGTTAGGGTGTTGACTTGAGTGTCTTTCCACTTGTCAAGAACATTGCTTTCCTACTTATGAGTATTATTAAGCAAATTTGGCTAGAACAACTTGCAAATGATTCACAAAGAGAACAATTAAGATTTTATAGGCTTAGTTAAAATACTTACCTTAAAACACATTTTACCAGAATGGTTTCCTGATGGAGCAGGCTGCTGTATTCATACTTACTTCTGCTTTATCTTCTTCTGTATATATCAAATGACACTAGCTGTGGTGTAAGAACAATTTAAACCTACTTTTATGCATGAGATCTGTTGTGAAAGTTGCTGtttcagagatttttaagagctggaATTTCTGCATAATTGAAACTTGTTTAATTCAAATAATATATTTGGGATTTGATGTATTGCAGATTCCTACCAGCTTTGGGTACAGTCTTTCTGACAACCACTATGGAGAAGATTGAAGAACAGTTTGAAAATCTGCGAATAGCAAAACGTTGTGCACTAAATGGAGACCCCACTTACTTACTGGATATAGATGTTTCAAAATCTGTCGAAGCAGAAAGCAACCACTTAGTTGCTGTTTCATGTTCCAATAAATCAATTAAAGTATATAATAGAGAAACGTTACACTTGCTAAGGGAGTATAGTGGCCATCCTGGGTTACTTAATGGAGTCAGATTTGCTCATACAAGTGAGAATATGTTGTTTTCAGCGTGCAGTGATGGCACAATAAAATGTTGGGATATTCGCTTAGCTACTCAGGAAACTGTACAGTCATTCCGTGGTTATCCTTCGAATGTTTTCATCAGCTTTGATATTAATTGCAGTGATCTTATAGTTTGTGCTGGGACAGAAAAAGTTGAAGAGGACACATTCATGGTGTTTTGGGATGCAAGAAGTAATACAAACTATGCATGCGCAGCTAAAGAGCCCTTAGGAACCTATTCAGAGACTCACAATGATGATATCACTAAAATATGTTTCCATCCTATCAAACCCAATTTGGTAGTCTCTGGATCAACTGATGGATTGGTTAATGTGTTTGATATTAACAAGGAAAATGAAGATGATGCTTTGATTGCAACTTGTAATTCGAATTCATCGGTAAGTTTTATTGGTTGGTCTGGGAAAGATTATAAACAGATATATTGCATGACACACACGGAAGGATTTTGTTGGTGGGATCTTACTCAAATAGATACTGAGGAACCAATGACATTGTTGCAGATTCTGGATGTCAGAGAAGTAGTCTTCATTGAAAATAGCAACTTAAACTATCTGATAGGTGGCTTGTACCATGAAAAGGCAGACAAATTGTTTGTTGTTGGTGGAACAGCTATGGGGAACATTCACCTAATAAACTGTGGCATTGATGGACTGAGCCTTGTGGGCACCCTTCATGGAGGGCACTCTGCTACAGTTCGCTCATTCTACTGGAACATGACAGATGATTCTTTGTTGACTGGTGGAGAGGATGCACAGCTGTTGTTATGGAAACCTGGAGCTGTGGAAAGGTCCCTTGTAAAGAAGGCATCTATGAAAATTGCTTCCCCTGTTCAGCAGCAAGTGAGAGTTCACAGCACCTCTCTCAAACGcaagaaaaagtaaaattatGAAAATGGGACTATTAAATTTGTAGAGTTCACTGTTCTGAGCAATGTATTTGGGATGGTGATTTATTTGCACTATGTGGCAAATATAATTTAGTATGTAAATTTTACCTAGAAATGATCCTCACTTTATCACGTGAATAACTGTTTACCCTTTTAATAAGTAtcagttgcttttttttaaacatttacttTGTATTCATTGAACAAAGTATGTCTTACAATAGTGtatatttttataacaaatttattatatcaaataaaatatattggcACAGAGATCTTGGATTAGAATAAAAGCCTGCAACTTGTACACTTCATATTACTGCCCACAGTGAAATGTTTtggacatattttaaaaaatttcagattTGTAGCCATCTTTTTCTTAACTTGCCTTACTGATAATTTAATGAATGAAATTGCTAAATATATCAAAGACTTAGTGTTCCTTACTAATTCTTAGAAGAAGTACTTATTGATGAAATAGAGAAAGGGTATTGTTTTGCACTATTCTCTCACTATTTAATGACAAGTATATAAACAGTGGTTCACAAACACACTTTATAGCAGAAGTGTGTTTGTTCTAGAAAACAGTAATACTTACTATATCCAGAGTACCTGTAGCCTCTTTTTATGCTCATGAAAAGTGTTATAATTGACAGTATTTGGAGAGATTATTTTCTAATCAACACACCCACTCTATGAAAATTGCAAGCTACCCCACGCTATCCTGGCAATGTATCTCAATACTGACCTGGAAGCACCACTTATAAAGACTGAGGAGGTAGGTCAGTCTCAGTGTGTCATAGGAATTGATGCATATGATCTCCCCAATGCTCCATCTAGTCCACTACCTGTTTTTGACGTGCCATCCCACATGCCTCATAAGAAGATACAGGAAAAACTTTCAGAATgtagttatggaataacctgcctatAGAGAGTTTCTTTTTAACTCTTTAGCTTCTGCCCTGCAATATATGCACAGTAAGTAACTAGGCTCTTTACAGCACAAATActactgtctgtggacacctctcTAAGAGCAATGAGATTTCACTAATCTCACCAAACAGCCATTGGGTGATGTAAAAATTACCTTGTACCGTCAAAGTTGTTGGTTGTCTCATTCTGCTCCTCTGGCACATTTTAACCTCTGTGCCTCTCACTCAGTACTCTGAAAGTTGCCTTTATCGTATTCTGCCCTCCCTAAGGTTGTAGTAACATTCACATCAAATGTATCAGTAATTACCCTACATTTAGCAGATAAGTACTATGCTTCAGTGAAGCTTAAACAAATGGAAGAATTGATATTTTACAGACTAGACAGAGCATGGAAATCAAAAGGATTGTAAGTTTAATACACATATAAGTACTTTGAAGATATTTATAGACTGCATCTAAACTTGAAAATACCCTGTAGTTTGAAGTAAAAATGGTGTTTAATTCACTGTGCATCAAGGGTAATTTATTTTCAGCTATCCCACAAGTATGGTTAATACTACATGTTATAAACATACCTGGATTAATCTCCTGTGGAAATGAGTCCTCTCCAAATACACATGCATCAAGTTTCCTTCTGATATTTATACTAaacaatgttttggtttttttatatagctAGGGGATATTTAACTTTATGCTCACTTCATACCTGTCCTTTGGTCATGATGAAGGTGTGATTACAGTGCATTTATTAACACTAAAGGTTCCTTTAAAGCACACTTTCAACATCAATATCCTGCTTCTCTGAATAGTTTTTATCTGTTATTAAAAGTTACACCTATTAATATAATCAAAATTATTGTTCTGTAtcttgtttactttgtgcactggaaaccattttttttaatggttggtGTCACAGTTACAGGGCTCAACACACCCTGTTCTCAAGCCTCTCGCTTTCTCCTGTCTCGGGGTGGAATCACACAACTCTCCCTTTCAAAGCGGGCCTTTGGCTGCAGACCAACTGCCACATGAGCATCAACTAACACCGCTTTCAGATGCTGTCTTCCATAGAGATCTCCTTCAGCAGGAAGGTGCTACAAGCAGTGGCCCAGTAATAGTACTGCCTTTTAAGCAACCTTCATGGGAGGAGATTCGTTTTCTAACTCACTCTATTTTACTTTCTCCTTATCCCTCCCTACTTCTGTTTCCTGCTTGCTACTTCCCAGATGTAATAGAATTATGGGAGACTCTGGACAGCAGAATGGAATATTTCTAACCTGATACTTTCCTTTCTGCTAGCGGTCTCCCCTACAATTCTACCCACCCTGGATGGCTCGTTAGCCAACGGAGTGAGCATTTTGTTTGGACAGTTACTATGCAGACAGTTGCTTACAGTACATAGTTCATGAGTTGGCATTTGTTGTTAATATCTTTCTACGAGTTTTACACAGCTTCGGAATGACTCATCTGGTGGCAAGTGGGAGGAGGAGGCATGGCCAGCACATGCCGTGTCACAGCTTTGAACCGCCTCTGGACACAGCAGAATGGAGGGGAGCAGTCCAGACATAACAGAATTGTGATAGTTGCTGCtaccaaaatggaaaatttcGTACCTGATCATTTCCTATCTGTGTGCCTAAATGTAGGTTTCTAAAGAAATGTGACCAGAACGTCTGTTTTGCCCCTGCTAACATACACTTTTTGAAACTAATTATCATTAGTATCAGTTTACTTAATATATCCACTGgtttttagaaatatattttgtGCTTTATTTAAATATCTTCTGCCACGTTCCTTAATATGAATTTTAATGGTAATTCTTACAAGATAACAATAATTCAAATTTCAGAAGAAatcaaaatatactttaaaaaggGATACAAATACTTTCAGAATTGTTCTTGGAATGGGGTTAATGTTAATGCAACTAACCTGTGCTCTGTTTATTGGCTAGTCCAATCTGTAAGAGCAGAGTAAAGTAGTTCAGAGTCATTTCCCCACCCCACATTGCTTAAGAACAATAGTTAACCTCAGAATATTTTCAGAGTCTAGAAAATGTTCCTCATCAGAATTGGAACTATTTTAAAGCAAGTCAAATGTTAAGGCTGGATTACTTGATGTTGTTTGTTTTAGCTTATGCTGAAGCCCTATCATTAGTTTAGCTtcttattttgattatttttctggttccaaaaaaaaagacagtaaaGGCAATGGTTTACTCAACTGTAATCATAAACACTTGAGAAAGATCTGTGGTGGTGACAAAATTATGCAATTAAAGGCAGCAGTGGAAGTGAATATATTTCACTTTAGCTCTGCACTACATGCTACagtcctgcttttaaaaaaagaaagtctgTCTATTGTATGATTTTGTG of the Eretmochelys imbricata isolate rEreImb1 chromosome 6, rEreImb1.hap1, whole genome shotgun sequence genome contains:
- the WDR89 gene encoding WD repeat-containing protein 89, whose product is MEKIEEQFENLRIAKRCALNGDPTYLLDIDVSKSVEAESNHLVAVSCSNKSIKVYNRETLHLLREYSGHPGLLNGVRFAHTSENMLFSACSDGTIKCWDIRLATQETVQSFRGYPSNVFISFDINCSDLIVCAGTEKVEEDTFMVFWDARSNTNYACAAKEPLGTYSETHNDDITKICFHPIKPNLVVSGSTDGLVNVFDINKENEDDALIATCNSNSSVSFIGWSGKDYKQIYCMTHTEGFCWWDLTQIDTEEPMTLLQILDVREVVFIENSNLNYLIGGLYHEKADKLFVVGGTAMGNIHLINCGIDGLSLVGTLHGGHSATVRSFYWNMTDDSLLTGGEDAQLLLWKPGAVERSLVKKASMKIASPVQQQVRVHSTSLKRKKK